In one Campylobacter insulaenigrae NCTC 12927 genomic region, the following are encoded:
- a CDS encoding sensor histidine kinase — protein sequence MDENILKSLDSNEKEDLQRGLKLLIEQTYVVENAYNQLNENYSALIHTINEIIEVLPMALWVLDTNKNITLQNNLAKQQPELLECIDFQKSHYELEFEHKFYLVKVTSHADKLIISATDISDEKRNERLASMGIVAAHLAHEIRNPIGSISLLSSTLFDRSELKNKHIVLEIQKAISRVERIVNSTLLFTKGVHVNLSHFNIKELQEECEQAINSYNYLININFIFDFIDFVIYADKALLALVLQNLIYNAIDAIEEIEEENGEIKIICIKREDKIFIKVYDNGIAIKDKKMVFEAFKTTKLKGNGLGLSLSKQIIEAHNGVLGFEDNPKCFYIELNA from the coding sequence ATGGACGAAAATATTTTAAAAAGCTTAGACTCTAATGAAAAAGAAGATTTGCAACGAGGACTTAAGCTTTTAATCGAACAAACTTATGTAGTGGAAAATGCATACAATCAACTAAATGAAAATTATAGTGCGCTTATACATACTATAAACGAAATTATAGAAGTTTTACCTATGGCCTTATGGGTTCTAGACACTAATAAAAATATTACATTGCAAAATAATTTAGCAAAGCAACAACCTGAGCTTTTAGAATGTATCGATTTTCAAAAATCACATTACGAATTAGAATTTGAACATAAATTTTATCTTGTTAAAGTTACTTCACATGCTGATAAGCTTATAATTAGTGCCACAGATATTAGTGATGAAAAAAGAAATGAAAGACTTGCTAGTATGGGGATAGTTGCAGCGCATTTAGCACATGAAATTAGAAATCCTATAGGCTCGATCTCTCTTTTAAGTTCTACTTTATTTGATAGAAGTGAGCTTAAAAATAAACATATTGTTTTAGAAATTCAAAAGGCTATTTCTAGAGTAGAGCGTATCGTTAATTCAACACTGCTTTTTACTAAAGGAGTCCATGTTAATTTAAGTCACTTTAACATTAAAGAACTTCAAGAAGAATGTGAGCAAGCTATTAATTCTTATAATTATTTGATAAATATTAATTTTATATTTGATTTTATTGATTTTGTAATTTATGCTGATAAGGCTTTGTTAGCTTTAGTTTTGCAAAATTTAATCTATAATGCTATTGATGCGATTGAAGAAATTGAAGAAGAAAATGGTGAAATTAAAATTATTTGTATCAAAAGAGAAGATAAAATTTTTATAAAAGTATATGATAATGGTATAGCTATAAAAGATAAGAAAATGGTTTTTGAGGCGTTTAAAACCACAAAATTAAAAGGTAACGGATTAGGGCTTTCTTTATCTAAACAAATTATAGAGGCACACAATGGTGTGTTAGGATTTGAAGATAATCCTAAATGTTTTTATATTGAGCTTAATGCTTAA
- a CDS encoding tRNA (cytidine(34)-2'-O)-methyltransferase — MFHIVLVEPRIPQNTGSIGRMCYNAGFSLHIINPLFDIDEKAVKRAGLDYWKKLNPILWHNLNSFLQENQKFQDRFFFATTKTNQAYFDVKFQKGDFLFFGSESFGLPVELMQTKWQNTINIPMKDCGRSLNLATSVGIIAYEALRQNFNSFKK, encoded by the coding sequence ATGTTTCATATAGTTTTAGTTGAACCTCGTATTCCTCAAAATACAGGTAGTATAGGTAGAATGTGTTATAACGCGGGATTTAGTTTGCACATTATTAATCCTCTATTTGATATAGATGAGAAGGCTGTTAAAAGAGCAGGACTTGATTATTGGAAAAAACTAAATCCTATATTGTGGCATAATTTGAATAGTTTTTTGCAAGAAAATCAAAAATTTCAGGATAGATTTTTTTTTGCTACTACTAAAACGAACCAAGCTTATTTTGATGTAAAATTTCAAAAAGGAGACTTTCTATTTTTTGGCAGTGAAAGTTTTGGATTACCAGTGGAACTTATGCAAACAAAATGGCAAAATACTATTAATATACCTATGAAAGATTGTGGTAGAAGTCTGAATTTGGCTACAAGTGTAGGTATTATCGCTTATGAGGCTTTAAGACAGAATTTTAATTCTTTTAAAAAATAA
- a CDS encoding alanine/glycine:cation symporter family protein, with product MDFVSLIVDLINDRYYSILVLLLVVTGFYYSYITGFVQFRMLPYVFDLLTEKQEEREKHHISPFQALMISTASRVGIGNIAGIAVAIVLGGPGALFWMWVMAFFGGASAFAESTLAQVYKSRDGKGFKGGPAYYISKALNLKWLGAIFAVILIITYAYGFNGLQSQTMTSAFEFYYKAMINSTEISFAQSWWPIIIGGILALFAAFMFFGDHTKIGKASSIIVPVMAMIYIGLAIIAMIMHYEKIPEVISMIFKSAFDFEAIFGGFAGSALVIGIKRGLFSNEAGMGSAPNAAAAAFTTHPAKQGAIQAFSVLIDVIICTSSGFLVLFSLAYANNIGLDGKPILTALPLVQETMREYYGNLGVHFTTISIVLFAVTSLIGNYYYAQANIKYLTQNPIIINIFKFSAVLMIFIGANMDLQFAWNLADATMAFMATINIVSILLLGKIVKKVLEDFSTQKKQGKDPVFSASKLGIKNAECWD from the coding sequence ATGGATTTTGTATCCTTAATTGTTGATCTTATTAATGATAGATATTATTCTATTTTGGTTTTGTTGCTTGTTGTTACCGGATTTTATTATAGTTATATAACAGGTTTTGTGCAATTTCGTATGTTGCCTTATGTATTTGATCTTTTAACTGAAAAACAAGAAGAAAGAGAAAAACATCATATTTCCCCTTTTCAAGCTTTAATGATATCAACAGCTTCAAGAGTTGGTATAGGAAATATAGCAGGTATTGCTGTGGCTATAGTTTTAGGTGGTCCTGGAGCTTTGTTTTGGATGTGGGTTATGGCATTTTTCGGCGGAGCGTCTGCTTTTGCTGAAAGTACTTTAGCGCAAGTTTATAAAAGTCGTGATGGAAAAGGTTTTAAAGGAGGTCCGGCATATTATATTAGTAAAGCTTTAAATTTAAAATGGCTCGGTGCAATTTTTGCAGTGATTTTAATCATTACTTATGCTTATGGTTTTAACGGACTTCAAAGCCAAACTATGACTTCTGCTTTTGAATTTTATTACAAAGCAATGATTAATAGCACAGAAATAAGTTTTGCACAAAGTTGGTGGCCTATTATTATTGGCGGAATTTTAGCTTTATTTGCTGCTTTTATGTTCTTTGGAGATCATACAAAAATCGGTAAAGCCAGTTCAATTATAGTACCTGTTATGGCTATGATTTATATAGGATTGGCTATTATTGCTATGATTATGCATTATGAGAAAATTCCTGAAGTAATATCTATGATTTTCAAAAGTGCATTTGATTTTGAGGCAATTTTTGGTGGCTTTGCAGGTTCAGCTTTGGTTATTGGTATAAAAAGAGGGTTGTTTTCAAATGAGGCTGGTATGGGTTCTGCTCCAAATGCAGCAGCAGCAGCATTTACAACACATCCAGCAAAACAAGGTGCTATTCAGGCTTTTTCTGTTTTAATCGATGTAATTATTTGTACTAGTTCAGGATTTTTGGTTTTATTTTCCTTGGCTTATGCTAATAATATTGGTCTTGACGGTAAGCCTATCTTAACTGCTTTGCCTTTAGTGCAAGAAACTATGAGAGAATATTATGGAAATTTAGGAGTGCATTTTACTACTATAAGTATAGTTTTATTTGCTGTTACTTCGTTGATTGGTAATTATTATTATGCACAAGCAAATATTAAATATCTTACTCAAAATCCTATTATAATTAATATATTTAAGTTTAGTGCAGTTCTTATGATATTTATTGGAGCAAATATGGACTTACAATTTGCTTGGAATTTAGCTGATGCAACTATGGCGTTTATGGCAACAATTAATATTGTATCAATTTTATTACTTGGTAAGATAGTAAAGAAAGTTTTAGAAGATTTTAGTACGCAAAAAAAACAAGGAAAAGATCCTGTTTTTAGTGCATCAAAGCTTGGAATTAAAAATGCAGAGTGTTGGGATTAA
- a CDS encoding amino acid ABC transporter permease → MKQNTAKLFVFFSIVIFWAYFSFPIEILQIKDHNGIPTGELAYTIEAKAYVKSYFVTLGLTLGGIVIGIILGFFIAFLRFLEIESLNFIIDEYIDIIRGTPILLQLLIFSVVIFATWSDNFYVAIIALGLNSSAYVAEIVRSGIQSIDKGQMEAARSMGLSYSTSMRMIIFPQAIKNILPSLMNEFISLFKETSIVGYISVMDVTMQSKSLQAVYYNPKPIIFTGLVYYISVKIFTLFARIIEERLNKHD, encoded by the coding sequence TTGAAGCAAAATACAGCAAAACTATTTGTATTTTTCAGTATAGTTATATTTTGGGCTTATTTTTCTTTTCCTATTGAAATCTTACAAATTAAAGATCACAATGGTATTCCCACTGGAGAATTAGCTTATACAATAGAGGCAAAAGCTTATGTAAAAAGTTATTTTGTAACCTTAGGTTTGACATTAGGTGGAATTGTCATAGGCATAATACTTGGATTTTTTATAGCTTTTTTGAGATTTTTGGAAATTGAAAGTTTAAATTTTATTATAGATGAATATATAGATATCATACGTGGTACACCTATACTTTTACAACTACTTATATTTTCCGTAGTTATATTTGCAACATGGAGTGATAATTTTTACGTCGCCATTATAGCGCTTGGTCTAAACAGCTCTGCTTATGTTGCTGAAATCGTAAGAAGTGGAATTCAAAGTATTGACAAAGGCCAAATGGAAGCGGCAAGATCTATGGGACTTAGCTATTCAACTTCTATGAGAATGATAATTTTTCCACAAGCTATAAAAAATATTTTACCTTCTTTAATGAACGAATTTATTTCCCTATTTAAAGAAACTTCCATAGTAGGATACATAAGTGTTATGGATGTTACCATGCAAAGTAAAAGTCTACAAGCAGTTTATTATAATCCCAAACCCATTATTTTTACAGGCCTTGTATATTATATAAGCGTAAAAATTTTTACGCTTTTTGCAAGAATTATAGAAGAAAGACTTAATAAACATGATTAA
- a CDS encoding cysteine sulfinate desulfinase, with amino-acid sequence MDIEKLKKDIILKKNTYYFDFTASALALKSIEKEIKKYLKTYANTHSDSSLNSFITQQHYENARENLKKYLLLDESFALISCGSGSSAAIKKFQELLGLYIPPRVKEIYFQNINKNTLPLVIVGPYEHHSNELSFREALCECIRVPLTSNGEIDFVFLENLLKTSKGRQIIASFNAASNVTGVISDYKKIYTLIKHYKGIVAFDVSTLAPYANLDPKFYDAIFISGHKLLGGVGSCGLLVIKKNLCGQTPSFAAGGTVGYVSRSSQEYLCKIENLEEGGTPGIIQLIRASLAFKVRQDIGIDFIKQKEKQLCNYFFEKTKDFPDMILYAKNLTNRLPIFAFNIQEISPFDLAYKLSKTYKIETRAGCACAGPYGHDLLNLKDNQVLKYKPGWLRVGFHYVHDKEDIDYFIKALKLSIKALK; translated from the coding sequence TTGGATATTGAAAAATTAAAAAAAGATATTATTTTAAAAAAAAATACATACTATTTTGATTTTACTGCAAGTGCATTAGCTTTAAAAAGTATAGAAAAGGAAATCAAAAAATATCTTAAAACCTATGCCAATACACATTCAGATAGTTCTTTAAATTCTTTCATTACACAGCAACATTATGAAAATGCAAGAGAAAATCTAAAAAAATACCTATTACTTGATGAAAGTTTTGCATTAATTAGTTGCGGTAGCGGTTCTTCAGCGGCTATAAAAAAATTTCAAGAATTATTAGGGCTATATATACCTCCTCGTGTAAAAGAAATCTATTTTCAAAATATAAATAAAAACACCTTACCCTTGGTTATAGTAGGTCCTTATGAGCATCATTCAAATGAATTATCTTTTAGGGAAGCCTTATGTGAATGCATTCGTGTTCCTCTAACCTCTAATGGAGAAATCGATTTTGTTTTTTTAGAAAATTTACTTAAAACTTCTAAAGGAAGGCAAATAATAGCAAGTTTCAATGCAGCTTCTAATGTGACTGGTGTTATTAGTGATTATAAAAAAATTTATACTTTAATAAAACACTATAAGGGAATTGTGGCATTTGATGTTTCAACTCTAGCTCCATATGCGAATTTAGATCCTAAATTTTATGATGCAATTTTCATTAGTGGACATAAGCTACTTGGGGGAGTTGGATCTTGTGGATTATTAGTGATTAAAAAAAATCTATGTGGACAGACGCCAAGTTTTGCTGCAGGTGGGACAGTTGGTTATGTTTCTAGAAGCTCACAAGAATATCTTTGTAAAATTGAAAATTTAGAAGAAGGTGGAACTCCTGGAATTATACAATTAATTAGAGCAAGCCTTGCATTTAAAGTGCGTCAAGACATTGGAATTGATTTTATCAAACAAAAAGAGAAACAACTATGTAATTATTTTTTTGAAAAAACAAAAGATTTTCCAGATATGATTTTATATGCTAAAAATCTTACAAATAGATTACCAATTTTTGCTTTTAATATTCAAGAAATTTCTCCATTTGATTTAGCTTATAAACTAAGCAAAACTTACAAGATAGAAACAAGAGCTGGTTGTGCATGCGCCGGACCTTATGGCCACGACCTACTAAATTTAAAAGATAATCAAGTATTAAAATATAAACCAGGTTGGTTAAGAGTTGGATTTCATTATGTACACGACAAGGAAGACATAGACTATTTTATCAAAGCCTTGAAACTAAGTATCAAGGCTTTAAAATAA
- the glyS gene encoding glycine--tRNA ligase subunit beta: MMKMLIEIGVEELPAIPLLKELPCIQSKWQTILDKYHLNSNFKFYYTPRRLVFLHEYFHAKQDDFFVEFIGAPKHIAYKDGKLTQAGLSFLKKSDLKENEIEIKEIKGKEVLYCQKKVQGLNSEEVLPKMIEEFLKSLNFGKTMRWGNGEFEFIRAIRSLCCILDDRLVSFEAYGVKSDKSTFVHRSITYNLVPFNNIDEYFTTLEKNYVILDQNIRRQNIIEQLQNLEKENNISIVEDEELLAEVVAITEYPKALLGHFDKEYLEIPSEVIVTSMRENQRYFAVLKNKILSNNFVVVSNAVCDSYSKIIHGNEKVLKARLSDAMFFWKNDLTHGLHNEKISQMLYLDGLGTLKDKIEREKDIAIKLCQMLGNSNKDKIMQAIEYSKADLSTQMVYEFTNLQGIMGSYYAKAMGMSDEVCLAIKEQYLPNGDNSNLPSNEFSSIVALANKFDTLVGLFAMGKIPNGNKDPYALRRAANGVLKIILNLGKRFNIEEFLKDITFKYKNFDCKILLEFILERLYTFYDINASFIKAVLNSKNYDILHIDSSVKALMNIVDSGDFDKNFSTFKRLANIVIISNTEVKEKLFNTQEEKNLYRAFTLCKQNQNEIEIYLKSLFALKPQIDAFFDNVMINDKNDEIKINRQAMVYAIYKEFLNIADIKEISL; this comes from the coding sequence ATAATGAAAATGTTAATTGAAATAGGTGTTGAAGAGCTACCTGCAATACCTTTGTTGAAAGAGTTGCCATGTATTCAAAGTAAATGGCAAACTATCCTTGATAAATATCATTTAAATTCAAATTTTAAATTTTATTATACTCCAAGAAGATTAGTTTTTTTGCATGAATATTTTCACGCAAAACAAGATGATTTTTTTGTAGAATTCATCGGCGCTCCAAAACACATAGCCTACAAAGATGGTAAATTGACACAGGCAGGATTAAGTTTTTTAAAAAAATCAGATTTGAAAGAAAACGAAATAGAAATTAAAGAAATAAAAGGCAAAGAGGTTTTATATTGTCAAAAAAAAGTACAAGGTTTAAATAGTGAAGAAGTCTTACCTAAGATGATAGAGGAATTTCTTAAGAGTTTAAATTTTGGTAAAACTATGAGATGGGGTAATGGTGAATTTGAATTCATTAGAGCAATTCGTTCATTGTGTTGTATTTTAGATGATAGGTTAGTGAGTTTTGAAGCGTATGGTGTCAAAAGTGATAAAAGCACTTTTGTTCATAGGAGTATTACTTATAACTTAGTTCCATTTAACAATATTGATGAATATTTTACGACTTTAGAAAAAAATTATGTGATTTTAGATCAAAATATAAGAAGACAAAATATCATAGAGCAATTGCAAAATCTTGAGAAAGAAAATAATATAAGCATCGTAGAAGATGAAGAATTGTTAGCTGAAGTTGTTGCTATAACAGAATATCCAAAAGCATTGTTGGGACATTTTGACAAGGAATATTTAGAAATTCCAAGCGAAGTAATTGTTACTTCAATGAGAGAAAATCAGCGCTACTTTGCAGTATTGAAAAACAAGATTTTAAGTAATAATTTTGTTGTAGTGTCAAATGCTGTTTGTGATAGCTATTCTAAAATTATTCATGGAAATGAAAAAGTTTTAAAAGCTAGATTAAGTGATGCAATGTTTTTTTGGAAAAATGACTTAACTCACGGATTACATAATGAAAAAATTAGTCAGATGCTATATTTAGATGGTCTTGGAACATTAAAAGATAAAATTGAGCGTGAGAAAGATATAGCGATAAAGTTATGCCAGATGCTAGGTAATTCTAATAAAGATAAAATTATGCAAGCAATAGAATATTCTAAAGCAGATCTTAGTACTCAAATGGTGTATGAATTTACCAATCTTCAAGGAATTATGGGTTCATATTATGCAAAGGCGATGGGAATGAGCGATGAGGTTTGCCTTGCTATTAAAGAACAATATTTACCTAATGGAGATAATTCTAATCTTCCAAGTAATGAATTTTCATCTATAGTTGCGTTGGCAAATAAATTTGATACATTGGTAGGATTATTTGCCATGGGAAAAATTCCTAATGGGAATAAAGATCCTTATGCTTTGCGGAGGGCTGCAAATGGTGTGTTAAAAATTATTTTAAATTTGGGAAAAAGATTTAATATTGAAGAATTTTTAAAAGATATTACTTTTAAATATAAAAATTTTGATTGTAAAATTTTACTCGAATTTATTTTGGAGCGTTTGTACACATTTTATGACATTAATGCATCTTTTATTAAAGCAGTATTAAATTCTAAAAATTATGACATTTTGCATATTGATTCTTCTGTAAAGGCTTTGATGAATATTGTTGATAGTGGTGATTTTGATAAGAATTTTTCTACTTTTAAGCGTCTTGCAAATATTGTTATTATCAGCAATACCGAAGTAAAAGAGAAATTATTTAATACTCAAGAAGAAAAAAATCTTTATCGAGCATTTACTCTTTGCAAGCAAAATCAAAATGAAATTGAAATATATTTAAAAAGTCTTTTTGCCTTAAAACCTCAAATTGACGCATTTTTTGATAATGTTATGATTAATGATAAAAATGACGAAATTAAAATAAATCGTCAAGCTATGGTATATGCAATATATAAAGAATTTCTTAATATAGCGGACATAAAAGAAATTAGTTTATGA
- a CDS encoding DUF234 domain-containing protein, with translation MIIKFNDFAKKCCHFNIEQKFDFYSVFDEVDFDCEKDLYCNILEIYIKKSDCFLKNLRLNDNSLKALHILSRNDRKRYSINKFIPHFKALGIVNNLLDKKILILEKSQEKPLVKSKRQKIKKELRGYSIQDKVFFKNQGVRFFFYFIYPNLNLIANNKHEELMDIIKLNLEKYQSFTFELLCKEFLAKKLKLNQIFSFWNYYCEIDIYYNDNNFCVIGEAKFKDRKICKNVLNILKNKAKKMNVNPNLFVLFSKIGFSKEIILNKERNLLLYTLEDFVFLIED, from the coding sequence ATGATAATAAAATTTAATGATTTTGCAAAAAAATGTTGTCATTTTAATATTGAACAAAAATTTGATTTTTATAGCGTTTTTGATGAAGTTGACTTTGATTGTGAAAAAGATTTATACTGTAATATTTTAGAAATTTATATCAAAAAAAGTGATTGTTTCTTAAAAAATCTAAGATTGAATGATAATTCTTTAAAAGCTCTTCATATATTAAGTCGAAATGATAGAAAAAGGTATTCTATAAATAAATTCATACCTCACTTTAAGGCTTTAGGTATAGTCAATAATCTTCTAGACAAAAAGATCTTAATCTTAGAAAAAAGTCAAGAAAAACCATTAGTTAAAAGTAAAAGGCAAAAAATCAAAAAAGAACTTAGAGGATATAGTATTCAGGACAAAGTGTTTTTTAAAAATCAAGGGGTAAGATTTTTCTTTTATTTTATTTATCCTAACTTAAACCTCATAGCTAATAATAAACATGAAGAACTTATGGATATTATTAAGTTAAATTTAGAAAAATATCAAAGTTTTACTTTTGAACTTTTATGTAAAGAATTTCTAGCAAAAAAATTAAAATTAAATCAAATTTTTAGTTTTTGGAATTATTATTGCGAAATAGATATTTATTATAATGATAACAATTTTTGTGTTATAGGTGAAGCTAAATTTAAAGATAGAAAAATTTGCAAAAATGTTTTAAATATTTTAAAGAATAAAGCAAAAAAAATGAATGTTAATCCTAACTTATTTGTACTTTTTTCAAAAATTGGCTTTAGTAAAGAAATTATTTTAAATAAGGAGCGTAATTTGCTTTTATACACATTAGAAGATTTTGTTTTTTTAATTGAGGATTAA
- a CDS encoding amino acid ABC transporter, permease/substrate-binding lipoprotein translates to MKKILYAMLALFGILVLGACSDDKNQANNMASEKVYKVGIAANYPPFDFVKDTQITGFDVDLLEEIAKRENFKLEWVNMSFDGLIPALKSGKIDMIASAMSSTPQRLSSMDFSNTYFNTKNLYLKLKIDSSLSNKESLEGKKIGVQLGTIQENAAKMIPNSQVVASEEMLAAILALKAGKVDAVLTDKDIGKGYLKTNDELEAFLEEDDGSSGFCIAFDKGQNAELIQKINTALEKIKSDGTYQKIVEKYDLQ, encoded by the coding sequence ATCAAGCTAATAATATGGCTAGTGAAAAGGTTTATAAGGTAGGTATTGCGGCTAATTATCCTCCTTTTGATTTTGTAAAAGATACACAAATAACTGGTTTTGATGTTGATTTGTTAGAAGAAATAGCAAAAAGAGAAAACTTTAAACTTGAATGGGTAAATATGAGCTTTGATGGTCTAATTCCTGCGTTAAAATCTGGCAAAATTGATATGATAGCTTCTGCTATGAGCTCTACACCACAAAGACTTAGTAGTATGGATTTTAGCAATACATATTTTAATACTAAAAATTTATATTTAAAGTTGAAAATAGATTCTAGCCTTAGTAATAAAGAAAGTTTAGAAGGTAAAAAAATAGGTGTACAGCTTGGTACAATTCAAGAAAATGCTGCTAAGATGATACCTAATTCTCAGGTAGTAGCGAGTGAAGAGATGTTGGCTGCTATATTGGCTTTAAAGGCTGGAAAAGTTGATGCAGTTTTGACAGATAAGGATATAGGTAAAGGATATCTAAAAACTAATGATGAACTTGAGGCTTTTTTAGAAGAAGATGATGGAAGTTCAGGATTTTGTATAGCTTTTGATAAAGGTCAAAATGCTGAACTTATTCAAAAAATTAACACAGCTTTAGAAAAAATTAAATCTGATGGTACTTATCAAAAAATTGTAGAAAAATACGATTTGCAATAA
- a CDS encoding amino acid ABC transporter ATP-binding protein translates to MIKIENLVKKYGSLEVLKNISTTVNKGDIIAIIGPSGSGKSTFLRCLNKLETPDSGNIYINNINILDKKVDINKIRQKVSMVFQHFNLFNNKNILENLCLAPIQTKILDKEEAVTKAKILLNKVGLSDKESYFPHNLSGGQKQRIAIARSLMMNPDIILFDEPTSALDPEMIGEVLNIMKEVAKEGLTMLVVTHEMGFAKNVANRLFFMDKGVIATDENPKIAFENPKNERLKEFLNKVLNH, encoded by the coding sequence ATGATTAAAATAGAAAATTTAGTTAAAAAATATGGGAGTTTAGAGGTATTAAAAAATATAAGTACCACAGTAAATAAAGGAGACATTATAGCTATCATAGGACCAAGTGGTAGCGGTAAGAGCACCTTTTTACGCTGCTTAAATAAATTAGAAACTCCTGATAGCGGTAATATTTATATTAACAATATCAATATACTAGATAAAAAAGTAGATATTAATAAAATTCGTCAAAAAGTTAGCATGGTATTTCAACACTTTAATCTTTTTAATAATAAAAATATTTTAGAAAATCTATGTTTAGCTCCTATACAAACAAAGATATTAGATAAAGAAGAAGCGGTTACAAAAGCTAAAATTCTATTAAATAAAGTAGGATTAAGTGACAAAGAGAGTTATTTTCCTCATAATCTCTCAGGTGGCCAAAAACAACGCATTGCCATAGCGAGATCTTTAATGATGAATCCTGATATTATTTTATTTGATGAACCAACTTCAGCATTGGATCCTGAAATGATTGGTGAAGTTCTCAACATTATGAAAGAAGTGGCCAAAGAAGGTTTAACTATGCTTGTAGTAACACACGAAATGGGTTTTGCAAAAAATGTAGCTAATAGATTATTCTTTATGGATAAGGGCGTTATAGCAACGGATGAAAATCCCAAAATAGCATTTGAAAATCCAAAAAACGAGCGTTTAAAAGAATTTTTAAATAAAGTTTTAAATCATTGA
- a CDS encoding M23 family metallopeptidase, with protein MKKVFLFLFFLIYVLDAKEIELVKGQVLFLDFNKSDFFKFYSKNKSISHFVYDDKVVVSIAMPYKNQKDMEVLVEFKDNHKEKFYIKATDGFYKKETLKVNASKVNPPKEVLNRIEREYQEATKIYNFYTDKFFFDGKFIYPLTSKITSDFGKARIFNNTLKSYHSGTDFRANIGTQIQASNSGIVKIASNRYYAGWSVVVDHGYGIYSQYYHLSELFVREGQKINKGEIIGLSGASGRVTGPHLHFGVVVNGIQVDPLDFIIKFNKL; from the coding sequence ATGAAAAAAGTTTTTTTATTTTTATTTTTTTTAATTTATGTTCTTGATGCAAAAGAAATTGAGCTTGTTAAAGGACAAGTTTTGTTTTTAGATTTTAATAAGAGCGATTTTTTTAAATTTTATTCTAAAAATAAATCAATTTCGCATTTTGTTTACGATGATAAGGTTGTAGTTAGTATTGCTATGCCTTATAAAAACCAAAAAGATATGGAAGTATTAGTAGAGTTTAAAGATAATCATAAAGAGAAATTCTATATCAAAGCTACTGATGGATTTTATAAAAAAGAAACATTAAAAGTTAACGCTTCTAAAGTGAATCCACCAAAAGAGGTATTAAATCGTATAGAAAGAGAATATCAAGAAGCGACGAAAATTTATAATTTTTATACAGATAAATTTTTTTTTGATGGCAAATTTATTTATCCTTTAACGAGTAAAATTACTAGTGATTTTGGTAAAGCAAGAATCTTTAATAATACTTTAAAAAGTTATCATAGTGGGACTGATTTTAGAGCAAATATTGGGACTCAAATTCAAGCAAGTAACAGTGGCATAGTTAAAATTGCATCAAATAGATATTATGCTGGTTGGTCTGTTGTAGTTGATCATGGTTATGGCATTTATTCGCAATATTACCACTTATCTGAGCTTTTTGTGCGAGAAGGTCAGAAAATTAATAAAGGAGAAATTATAGGTTTGAGTGGGGCAAGTGGTCGAGTGACTGGCCCGCATTTGCATTTTGGTGTTGTGGTAAATGGTATTCAGGTTGATCCGCTTGATTTTATTATTAAATTTAATAAACTTTAA